The following proteins come from a genomic window of Argonema galeatum A003/A1:
- a CDS encoding type I restriction endonuclease: MVETIQSQDIILDQLIENFGLERTNDDRFFREWQDDLPELTDLEKQTLDEVKADYLHLSRYTILEPIVKMVVLGPLLRLAGFYRPPFYITAEKSVKISSEDDGIIVNGRLDLLVFKPSFWVLAIEAKSVKYSVEAGIPQALAYMLGNPNSEKPAFGFVSNGPEFKFLKLTKQGKPKYAESYPFALQRGNDLYTVVSVLKRLAQLLGE; encoded by the coding sequence ATGGTTGAAACAATCCAATCTCAAGATATCATTCTTGACCAGTTAATTGAAAACTTCGGTCTAGAACGCACTAACGACGATCGATTTTTTCGAGAATGGCAAGATGATTTACCGGAACTGACGGATTTGGAAAAGCAAACACTAGATGAAGTAAAGGCAGACTATCTCCATTTGTCTCGTTATACCATCCTGGAACCGATCGTCAAAATGGTGGTGTTAGGGCCATTGTTGAGATTGGCGGGTTTTTATCGTCCGCCATTTTATATTACGGCTGAAAAGTCGGTGAAAATTTCATCGGAGGATGATGGTATTATTGTAAACGGACGCCTTGACCTCTTAGTTTTTAAGCCTTCTTTTTGGGTACTCGCCATTGAAGCCAAAAGCGTAAAATATTCGGTGGAAGCGGGGATACCGCAAGCATTGGCTTATATGTTGGGTAATCCCAATTCTGAAAAACCTGCCTTTGGTTTTGTGAGCAATGGCCCGGAGTTTAAATTTCTAAAACTTACGAAACAAGGTAAGCCAAAATATGCTGAGTCCTATCCGTTTGCACTTCAGCGGGGAAATGATTTGTATACTGTTGTAAGCGTGTTAAAACGCCTCGCTCAATTGCTTGGCGAATAA
- the ruvA gene encoding Holliday junction branch migration protein RuvA has protein sequence MISYLKGTVVGFQKSSSDRVTLILEVNQIGYELQIPPRLAQNLSPVGEIAQVFTHLQVREDQISLYGFASAAERDLFRQLVSVSGIGAALAIALLDTLGLQDLVQAIVTGNIRALAKTRGVGNKTAERIALELKTKLAQWRHLAGVAGSTSSGPNPAIIEDVEMTLLALGYTSSEVVQALNAVSQDGLVAKSKQAEDWIRAAIAWLSR, from the coding sequence ATGATTAGTTATCTAAAAGGAACGGTAGTAGGTTTTCAGAAAAGTAGTAGCGATCGCGTCACTCTAATTCTGGAAGTTAACCAGATTGGCTACGAACTGCAAATCCCACCGCGTTTGGCCCAGAATTTGTCCCCTGTGGGAGAAATCGCCCAAGTTTTCACGCACTTGCAAGTGCGGGAAGATCAGATAAGCTTGTATGGTTTTGCCTCAGCCGCCGAGCGAGATTTGTTTCGCCAGCTGGTAAGTGTGAGTGGAATTGGTGCGGCTTTGGCGATCGCACTTTTAGATACCCTGGGATTGCAAGACTTGGTGCAGGCGATCGTTACTGGCAATATCCGCGCCTTAGCCAAAACTCGCGGTGTCGGTAACAAAACAGCCGAACGCATTGCGCTGGAACTAAAAACCAAACTGGCACAATGGCGACACTTAGCTGGCGTAGCCGGTTCCACCTCAAGTGGCCCAAATCCTGCCATTATCGAAGATGTGGAAATGACGCTACTAGCCTTGGGGTATACCAGCAGCGAGGTAGTGCAGGCGCTCAACGCAGTCAGTCAAGACGGGTTGGTCGCTAAAAGTAAACAGGCA
- a CDS encoding sucrose-phosphate phosphatase — MAKFLFVTDLDNTLVGDDRSLAELNQQLSQHRQEHGTKIVYATGRSLILYRELLTQKELLVPDALIAAVGTEIYYNASESDPDPAWEKQLSSGWNRDLVVATGTNFVDLLPQPASEQRPFKVSYFLTEQAAEEVIPHLESLLKEQGIYAQLIYSGGKDLDILPSQSNKGLAVEFLRQHWEIDATQTVVCGDSGNDIALFSVGEPRGIIVGNAQPELLQWLSANQADYRYLAKAACAGGILEGLYHFGFLL, encoded by the coding sequence ATGGCAAAATTTCTGTTTGTGACAGATCTAGATAATACCCTTGTGGGCGACGATCGATCTCTGGCAGAACTCAACCAGCAGTTGAGCCAACATCGCCAAGAACATGGAACAAAAATCGTTTATGCCACAGGTCGTTCTCTCATTCTCTATCGAGAACTTTTAACTCAAAAAGAATTGTTGGTGCCAGATGCTTTGATTGCGGCGGTGGGAACGGAAATTTATTACAACGCAAGTGAAAGTGACCCAGATCCAGCTTGGGAAAAACAACTTTCTTCAGGGTGGAACCGTGACTTGGTAGTAGCTACAGGTACTAATTTTGTGGATCTTTTACCTCAACCAGCATCCGAACAGCGACCTTTCAAAGTTAGTTATTTTTTGACAGAACAAGCAGCCGAAGAAGTTATCCCGCACTTAGAATCTCTGCTTAAAGAACAGGGGATATACGCTCAGTTAATCTACAGTGGGGGCAAAGATTTAGATATTTTGCCGAGCCAAAGCAATAAAGGTTTGGCGGTAGAGTTTCTGCGCCAGCACTGGGAAATAGACGCAACGCAGACAGTTGTTTGCGGTGATTCTGGAAACGATATTGCTTTATTTAGTGTGGGGGAACCAAGAGGGATTATCGTAGGAAATGCTCAGCCTGAACTCCTCCAGTGGCTGTCAGCCAATCAGGCGGATTATCGGTATTTGGCAAAGGCTGCTTGTGCTGGTGGGATTTTGGAAGGTTTGTACCATTTCGGCTTTTTGCTATAG